The Prevotella melaninogenica region CAGGTACACCTATGAGATTCAAACGAAAGAGGAAACACACTTCACGGTCGCAGGCTTGCAAGAGTGCAACCTTACGACGTTGCCCTTTCTTAAAGACAGGACGCGTTTCCGTATCAATACCGATAATGTCCTTAGAAAGCAAATAATTAACCGCCTTCTCAGCTTCAGCTTCATTTAAGACAACGACAATCTTCCCTGGGAAAGTAACCCTTGGCAACTGTGATATTTTACTTTTATCGAATCTACTGTATAATACTGTACTCATTTCGGATTGCATACTAACTTGCAAAATTAAAAAAAAAGTTTGAAAAACGGCACTTATGTGGCACTAATTTATTACTTTTGCAAGTATAAAAGAATAGCGATAAATGGCAAAGAAGAAAACAGAACATAAAAGAAAGACTTTCACCGAGGCGATCGGACTAAATAACATTATTAACGACAAGACTGGATTTATTGCCGGACTTATCCTTTTATGCGTTGCCATCTATATCTGTGTAGCTTTTTTTAGCTATTTCAGTACAGGTGCAGCAGACCAAAGTTTAGTAACAGACCTTCGTCCTGGAGAGGTGGAAAACACAAGTAGAGTTTTCCAAAATGTATGCGGTTCACTCGGTGCAATCATATCATACGGACTTATTTCCCGCTGTTTTGGTATTCCAGCCTTTATTATTCCAGCCTTCATTGCACTCTGTGGTCTCCGTATGATGGGAGCCTACAAAAAGCTAAACCTAACGAAATGGTTCATGGGTATGGCTTTGGTAATGATATGGTCGTCTATTACTTTTGCCAAAGCACTTACCCCACTGATGGGTGACCAAGTCTATAATCCAGGAGGAGACCATGGTGCTTTCTGTGTACAATACATGGAAAACCTTGTTGGTACACCGGGGTTAATCGCTATATTGGTGATTATCATGTTGGCTTATCTCACTTATCTTACTTCCGAAACGATTACTGTCGTACGCAAGATGATTAACCCATTTGGGTATATTCGTGACAAAGTGAAGTTTACGGTGGTACATGATAGTAAGGGAGACAACACTGAAAACGTCTATGATGATGAGGTAGTTATTGAGGAAGAACCTGTAGAACCAGCAGAATATGTTGATCCAACCCTCGCAGAACCTATCGACTTACCAACAGAGCCTGCAATCGTTCAACAAGAACCAGACTCACTCTATTCACCTAATGGTAGTGACAAGGCTAAGAATACAGCAGAGAAAGAAGGTCCAGGCTTTGAAGTTGAGGAGGAGAAAGTTGAGGAGAAAGCAAATAGCAAGACGCTTGCTAACAACAACCTTCCACTGACTCCTATCAATCCTCGTGAGCCATTTACAAAGTGGAAGTTCCCTTCACTTGACCTATTAAAGGAATATACTTCTGATTCTAAGACCAACTACGTTAGTCAAGAGGAATTAGAAGCAAACAAAGACCGTATTATCAAGGTGTTAAACGACTTTGGTGTACAGATTCGTAGTATTCGTGCAACAGTCGGCCCAACGATTACTCTCTATGAGATTACACCTGCCCAGGGTGTTCGCATCTCTAAGATAAAGAACCTTGAAGATGATATTGCGCTGAGTTTGGCGGCTATCGGTATCCGTATCATTGCTCCAATGCCAGGCAAGGGTACGATTGGTATTGAGGTACCAAATGCTAAGCCAAACATTGTGTCAATGTTCTCTATTCTGAACTCACGCAAGTTCCAAGACTCTACAATGGAGTTACCAATCGCATTGGGTAAGACTATCACCAATGAGGTGTACATGGTCGACCTTGCTAAGATTCCTCACCTACTCGTTGCGGGTGCTACCGGACAGGGTAAGTCAGTCGGTCTGAATGCTATTATCACCTCCCTTCTTTATAAAAAGCATCCTAATGAGCTAAAGATTGTACTGGTTGACCCAAAGAAGGTAGAGTTCAGCGTTTACTCTCCTATAGCCAAACCTTTCATGGCAGCTGTTGAGGAGAATGAAGATGAACCAATCATCACAGACGTTCAGAAGGTTGTAAAGACATTGAAAGGTCTTTGTGTGTTGATGGATGAGCGTTATGACTTACTGAAGGCGGCTCGTGTTAGAAATATAAAGGAATATAATCAGAAGTTCCTCAGACACGAACTGAACCCAGAAGAAGGTCATGAGTTCATGCCATACATCGTTGTCATCATTGATGAGTTCGGTGACTTGATTCTTACTGCGGGCAAGGAAGTGGAGATGCCTATTACACGTATCGCACAGTTGGCACGTGCTATCGGTATTCACATGATTATTGCAACCCAGCGACCAACAACAACAATTATCACTGGTAACATCAAAGCAAACTTCCCTGGACGTATTGCTTTCCGTGTTGGAGCGATGATGGACTCACGTATCATCCTCGACCGACCAGGTGCACAACAGCTTGTTGGACGTGGTGATATGCTTTATCTCAATGGTGCTGACCCTGTTCGTGTACAGTGTGCCTTTGTTGATACTCCTGAAGTAGAGAACATTACCAAGTTCATTGCTAATCAACCAGGACCGGTTCGCCCATTAGAAATCCCAGAACCATTGTCTGAAGACGAAGCTGGAGGTGGTGGCTCACTGGACACTCACAACCTTGATCCATTGTTTGAAGAGGCTGCACGTGCTATTGTTGTCAGCCAACAAGGTTCTACAAGTATGATTCAACGTCGCCTGTCTATTGGTTACAACCGTGCTGGTCGACTGATGGATCAAATGGAGAAAGCAGGTATCGTTGGTGCAGCAAAGGGCTCCAAGCCACGTGAGGTACTGATAAGCGACGAGGTAAGTCTTGATAATATGCTTACCATCCTACGTGGATAACTAAGAATAAAAGTATAGGAAATCAGAATAAAAAAGATAAAACAATGAAACAGATTAAATATTTGCTATTGTTCGTAGCCATCTTTATGGCAAATAGTATTTTCGCACAGAATGCTAATCAGGCTAAGGCTTGTATGGATAAAGCTGCAGCTAACATTTCTAACTTGGGTGGTTTTACGGCTCGCTTTGCACTTTCCAGACCCGGTGCTGTAGGTAGAACTGCCGGTACTATTTCTGTGAAAGGTGTTAAGTTTGTTGCCACAACGCCACAGACAACTGTATGGTTTAATGGTATAACACAATGGTCATATATGAAATCTACTGACGAAGTGAATGTTTCTACACCTACTGAAGCACAGCGTCTTTCAATGAACCCTTACGCATTGATGACATTGTATCGTCAGGGTTACAACCTTTCAATGACAAATGAAGGTGGTTCTTACGTGGTACACATGAAGGCAACCAATCCAAAACGTAATATTCCTGAGACTTATGTAACTATAAGCAAAGCCTATCAGCTACAAAAGATTAAGATTAAGCAGGCTAATAAGTGGACTACTATCACCGTTTCTGGTATTCAGCGCAAGAACCTTTCAGACAATATCTTTACTTTCAACAAGAAGAACTATCCGTCTGCTGAGGTGATAGACTTGAGATAAATGACTTACTGGGAAGCTATACAAACATTACATAAGCACTTCTGCCTATCGGGTAGAAGAAATAAAATATGGCAAGCCAACAACGTAGCAAAGTACTTTTACTACGTGTTGGCTATTTTTCTTTGTGCTTATTTTGTATGGATTGGATGTGAATTGGCAGACCTCGTTATCGAGGATAATCTTGGCGGCTATCGTTTCATCTATGCCCTAATACCTGTGTTTCTGTTCATTGATTATATTTTCAGATATACGACAGACCACCGATTACTGATGCATATCCGTCCTTATCTACTCTTACCGCTGCCCAAACATAGCTATACAGACTATCTGATTCTGCGACAACTGATAGTTTTCAAGAATGTAAACTTTCTCTTTATCTGTATTCCCTTTGGTATCAAAACGCTCATTCCAGAGTTGGGTGCATCGGCTATGATTGGTTATACAGCAGGACTTTACCTCCTTCTGCTTATCAACGGACAGTTTTTCCAGTTTACACAAGTGCTGACGGCACGTGGACTGTGGTATTGGCTCATACCTATTCTTACCTATTTATTTATCGCCATAATAACAATCTTCTTCCCTTCCTCACAGGGTTACCTCCACCGTTGGGCAGAGATTGGTAATGCAATGATAAGAGGAGAAGTGTGGATATATGCTGTAATGATATTACTTCTAATAGGAATGATATTGCTAAATCGCAACGTCCTTGAGCATCGTATTCTCCAAGAGCAATACACAGCAGCACCAGTGAAACATGACAAAAATAGCATAAACCTTACTTTCTTCGACCGATTCAACCAGATTGGTGAGTATCTTAAGATTGAAGTGTGGGGTATTCTACGCAACAAAAGACTCCGTTTGCTCTTCTTTCTCAACACCTTTGGTATCTTTATCTTTAGTCTAATCACAGCCTTTGACCCTGAGAGTGATATGGTTAAGATTAACGGCTTTGTCTACTATAGCTTTATCATCTACGGACTAAGCTCACTCTCAAGAATCATGTGTTATGAAGGAAATTACTATGAATGCCTACTGATACAGCGTAATAGTATCCAAAATCTTTTGCTTGCAAAGTATTATTTCTATACTGCCCTACTCTTGATACCGCTGCTCGCTTTCCTCCCTGTAGCTCTAATTGGGAAGATAAGCTTTTGGACAAT contains the following coding sequences:
- a CDS encoding DUF5687 family protein, translated to MTYWEAIQTLHKHFCLSGRRNKIWQANNVAKYFYYVLAIFLCAYFVWIGCELADLVIEDNLGGYRFIYALIPVFLFIDYIFRYTTDHRLLMHIRPYLLLPLPKHSYTDYLILRQLIVFKNVNFLFICIPFGIKTLIPELGASAMIGYTAGLYLLLLINGQFFQFTQVLTARGLWYWLIPILTYLFIAIITIFFPSSQGYLHRWAEIGNAMIRGEVWIYAVMILLLIGMILLNRNVLEHRILQEQYTAAPVKHDKNSINLTFFDRFNQIGEYLKIEVWGILRNKRLRLLFFLNTFGIFIFSLITAFDPESDMVKINGFVYYSFIIYGLSSLSRIMCYEGNYYECLLIQRNSIQNLLLAKYYFYTALLLIPLLAFLPVALIGKISFWTILSYALFAAGVAYRILFQMAIYNKVTFSMQATHTGKNANTNYIQLIVTIITIISPFPITALGTWWLNQPILSNTILSLLGIIFITTHRRWISSISRKMKDNQYEQLEGFQKSR
- a CDS encoding FtsK/SpoIIIE family DNA translocase, producing the protein MAKKKTEHKRKTFTEAIGLNNIINDKTGFIAGLILLCVAIYICVAFFSYFSTGAADQSLVTDLRPGEVENTSRVFQNVCGSLGAIISYGLISRCFGIPAFIIPAFIALCGLRMMGAYKKLNLTKWFMGMALVMIWSSITFAKALTPLMGDQVYNPGGDHGAFCVQYMENLVGTPGLIAILVIIMLAYLTYLTSETITVVRKMINPFGYIRDKVKFTVVHDSKGDNTENVYDDEVVIEEEPVEPAEYVDPTLAEPIDLPTEPAIVQQEPDSLYSPNGSDKAKNTAEKEGPGFEVEEEKVEEKANSKTLANNNLPLTPINPREPFTKWKFPSLDLLKEYTSDSKTNYVSQEELEANKDRIIKVLNDFGVQIRSIRATVGPTITLYEITPAQGVRISKIKNLEDDIALSLAAIGIRIIAPMPGKGTIGIEVPNAKPNIVSMFSILNSRKFQDSTMELPIALGKTITNEVYMVDLAKIPHLLVAGATGQGKSVGLNAIITSLLYKKHPNELKIVLVDPKKVEFSVYSPIAKPFMAAVEENEDEPIITDVQKVVKTLKGLCVLMDERYDLLKAARVRNIKEYNQKFLRHELNPEEGHEFMPYIVVIIDEFGDLILTAGKEVEMPITRIAQLARAIGIHMIIATQRPTTTIITGNIKANFPGRIAFRVGAMMDSRIILDRPGAQQLVGRGDMLYLNGADPVRVQCAFVDTPEVENITKFIANQPGPVRPLEIPEPLSEDEAGGGGSLDTHNLDPLFEEAARAIVVSQQGSTSMIQRRLSIGYNRAGRLMDQMEKAGIVGAAKGSKPREVLISDEVSLDNMLTILRG
- a CDS encoding LolA-like putative outer membrane lipoprotein chaperone — protein: MKQIKYLLLFVAIFMANSIFAQNANQAKACMDKAAANISNLGGFTARFALSRPGAVGRTAGTISVKGVKFVATTPQTTVWFNGITQWSYMKSTDEVNVSTPTEAQRLSMNPYALMTLYRQGYNLSMTNEGGSYVVHMKATNPKRNIPETYVTISKAYQLQKIKIKQANKWTTITVSGIQRKNLSDNIFTFNKKNYPSAEVIDLR